The following proteins are co-located in the bacterium genome:
- a CDS encoding AAA family ATPase codes for MVESDLAHCGHANPDSARFCATCGRALSPRCAGCGATLPAAARFCSQCGQAVGAAETAGAAAGERRQLTVLFSDLVGSTELASRLDPEEYQELVGAYYTACGEAVRTRGGHLAQLLGDGVLAYFGYPLAHEDSARRAVLAALDAQRALAALAASCTARFGVAPVARVGIHTGVVIVAPVRAGERQATVALGDAMNVAARVQALAEPNTVVVTAATRHLVAEAFELDNLGCHALKGVPEPVELHRVRGVRDARSRRAAGAASRATPFVGRRHEVQLLRRRWAAARAGAGQVVLLVGEAGIGKSRLIAQFRDDPEVAAARWIEIAAASELAHTPFGMLRLFLDDELGWPAGWSAEARLDDLERRLRDGGIDPRAGRALGALLELPVEARYGHVLSTAEQERRRLIESLVGWLRGIGRGDPRLLVFEDLHWADPSTLETLGLLARQIAGEPVLLLLTARSDFTLPWPLAADDARLEVNRLSASEVRDIVAHVAADRDPVGAVIEALVERTDGVPLFAEELARAVFERHDDHAAAEGVPLTLHDSLLARLDRLGPAKEVAQIAAVIGRSFSHDLLARVAGLGAGELDAGLAALADAGLVRVRGAPPQATYQFTHALMRQAAYDSLLKRRRRELHATVAQTIAAGDEAPAELLAQHWTAAGDGVRATAAWAAAAEQVFARSAFREASIHFAHAIEALLLSPESPERAGRELELQLRLATALQYGKGFVVPETAAAMARARQLGERIGNAEQRFSTLLGIWGLSLSRGEIAAAGELAEQILAIAEAEGRPAMLAQACGTRAASRLHLCDLAGAIAAADRAMAIPSGDDGMVSVLSHGALLYSGIALALTGRADQARARCGQLLELGDAPGMRPFALVANLVVHTWLREVDAVLAFDAQLRRECEALQMPLFAAWGRIYGGWAQAMQGRCAAGIEDLRRGMAEHVGSGQRLGFTQYLGLLAEAQLAAGALDEGLAVIDDALGARATEERWHHAELQRLRGALRAARGDDVAVVEAAYREAIATARRDGTSLFERRAATALARLLAAQGRRDEARALLAPVHASFHEGFDIADHHAAARVLAAL; via the coding sequence ATGGTGGAGTCGGATCTCGCCCATTGCGGGCATGCGAATCCCGATTCGGCGCGCTTCTGCGCCACCTGTGGACGGGCGCTGTCGCCCCGCTGCGCCGGCTGCGGCGCGACGCTGCCGGCCGCGGCGCGCTTCTGTTCGCAGTGCGGGCAGGCGGTCGGCGCCGCGGAGACCGCCGGCGCGGCGGCGGGCGAGCGGCGCCAGCTCACCGTGTTGTTCAGCGATCTCGTCGGCTCGACCGAGCTGGCGTCGCGCCTCGATCCCGAGGAGTACCAGGAGCTGGTGGGCGCCTATTACACCGCCTGCGGCGAGGCGGTGCGCACCCGCGGCGGCCACCTGGCGCAGTTGCTCGGCGACGGCGTGCTCGCCTACTTCGGCTATCCCCTGGCGCACGAGGACAGCGCCCGCCGCGCCGTGCTGGCGGCGCTCGACGCGCAGCGGGCCCTGGCCGCCCTGGCGGCGTCGTGCACGGCGCGCTTCGGCGTCGCGCCGGTGGCGCGGGTCGGCATCCACACCGGCGTGGTGATCGTCGCGCCGGTGCGCGCCGGCGAACGGCAGGCCACCGTCGCCCTCGGCGACGCGATGAACGTCGCGGCGCGGGTGCAGGCGCTGGCCGAGCCGAACACGGTGGTGGTCACGGCGGCGACCCGCCACCTGGTCGCGGAGGCGTTCGAGCTCGACAACCTCGGCTGCCACGCGCTGAAGGGCGTGCCGGAGCCGGTGGAGCTGCACCGCGTGCGCGGCGTGCGCGACGCGCGCAGCCGCCGCGCCGCCGGCGCCGCCAGCCGCGCCACGCCGTTCGTCGGGCGGCGGCACGAAGTGCAGCTCCTGCGTCGGCGCTGGGCGGCGGCGCGCGCCGGCGCGGGGCAGGTGGTGTTGCTGGTCGGCGAGGCCGGAATCGGCAAGTCGCGTCTCATCGCCCAGTTCCGCGACGACCCCGAGGTGGCGGCGGCGCGCTGGATCGAGATCGCGGCCGCGTCGGAGCTCGCCCACACCCCGTTCGGCATGCTGCGGCTCTTCCTCGACGACGAGCTGGGGTGGCCCGCGGGGTGGTCGGCGGAGGCGCGTCTCGACGATCTCGAGCGGCGACTGCGCGACGGCGGCATCGATCCGCGGGCGGGCCGGGCGCTCGGCGCGCTGCTCGAGCTGCCGGTCGAGGCGCGCTACGGCCACGTGCTGAGCACCGCCGAGCAGGAGCGCCGGCGGCTGATCGAGTCGCTGGTCGGCTGGCTGCGCGGCATCGGCCGGGGCGATCCGCGTCTGCTCGTGTTCGAGGACCTGCATTGGGCCGACCCGTCGACCCTCGAGACCCTCGGTCTGCTGGCGCGACAGATCGCCGGCGAGCCGGTGCTGCTGCTGCTGACCGCGCGATCCGATTTCACGCTGCCCTGGCCGCTGGCGGCGGACGACGCTCGGCTGGAGGTGAATCGGCTCTCCGCCTCCGAGGTGCGCGACATCGTCGCCCACGTCGCCGCCGATCGCGATCCCGTCGGCGCGGTGATCGAGGCGCTGGTCGAGCGGACCGACGGCGTGCCGTTGTTCGCCGAGGAGCTGGCGCGCGCCGTGTTCGAGCGCCATGACGACCACGCGGCGGCGGAGGGCGTGCCGCTGACGCTGCATGATTCGCTGCTGGCGCGTCTCGATCGCCTCGGGCCGGCGAAGGAGGTGGCGCAGATCGCGGCGGTCATCGGGCGCAGCTTCTCGCACGACCTCCTGGCGCGGGTGGCGGGGCTCGGCGCCGGCGAGCTCGACGCCGGCCTGGCGGCGTTGGCCGACGCCGGCCTGGTGCGGGTGCGCGGCGCGCCGCCGCAGGCGACCTACCAGTTCACCCACGCGCTGATGCGGCAGGCCGCCTACGACTCGCTGCTCAAGCGGCGGCGACGCGAGCTGCACGCGACGGTGGCGCAGACGATCGCCGCCGGCGACGAGGCGCCGGCCGAGCTCCTGGCGCAGCACTGGACGGCGGCGGGCGACGGCGTCCGGGCCACCGCGGCGTGGGCCGCCGCCGCCGAGCAGGTCTTCGCCCGCTCCGCCTTCCGCGAGGCGAGCATCCACTTCGCGCACGCGATCGAGGCGCTGCTGCTGTCGCCCGAGTCGCCGGAGCGCGCCGGCCGCGAGCTCGAGCTGCAGCTCCGCCTCGCCACCGCGCTCCAGTACGGCAAGGGGTTCGTGGTCCCGGAGACCGCCGCGGCGATGGCGCGGGCGCGCCAGCTCGGCGAACGCATCGGCAACGCCGAGCAACGCTTCTCGACCCTGCTCGGCATCTGGGGGCTGTCGCTCAGTCGCGGCGAGATCGCCGCCGCCGGCGAGCTGGCGGAGCAAATCCTGGCGATCGCCGAGGCGGAGGGGCGTCCGGCGATGCTGGCGCAGGCGTGCGGCACGCGGGCGGCGTCGCGCCTGCACCTCTGCGACCTCGCCGGCGCGATCGCCGCCGCCGACCGCGCCATGGCGATCCCGTCCGGCGACGACGGCATGGTGTCGGTGCTCAGCCACGGCGCGCTGCTCTACAGCGGCATCGCCCTGGCGCTCACCGGCCGCGCCGACCAGGCGCGGGCGCGCTGCGGCCAACTGCTGGAGCTGGGCGACGCGCCGGGGATGCGGCCCTTCGCCCTGGTCGCCAATCTCGTCGTCCACACCTGGCTGCGCGAGGTGGACGCGGTGCTGGCGTTCGATGCCCAGCTCCGGCGCGAGTGCGAAGCGCTGCAGATGCCGCTGTTCGCTGCCTGGGGGCGCATCTATGGCGGCTGGGCGCAGGCGATGCAGGGGCGCTGCGCCGCTGGCATCGAGGATCTCCGCCGCGGGATGGCGGAGCACGTCGGCTCCGGCCAGCGGCTGGGCTTCACCCAGTATCTCGGCCTGCTGGCCGAGGCCCAGCTCGCCGCCGGCGCGCTCGACGAGGGGCTGGCGGTGATCGACGACGCGCTCGGGGCGCGCGCCACCGAGGAGCGCTGGCACCACGCCGAGCTGCAGCGCCTGCGCGGCGCGTTGCGGGCGGCGCGCGGCGACGACGTCGCGGTGGTCGAGGCGGCCTACCGCGAGGCGATCGCGACCGCGCGGCGCGACGGCACGTCGCTGTTCGAACGCCGCGCCGCGACCGCGCTGGCGCGCCTGCTGGCGGCGCAGGGACGCCGCGACGAGGCGCGGGCGCTCCTGGCGCCGGTGCACGCCTCGTTCCACGAGGGGTTCGACATCGCCGATCACCACGCCGCGGCGCGCGTGCTCGCGGCGCTCTAG
- a CDS encoding enoyl-CoA hydratase/isomerase family protein, giving the protein MFTHEIRNGIAFVTFDSGGMNTLSAAAVEALDAKVRELGAIHARTPLAGVILTGNKFGLGAGANIGELMHADRGQLSGFIDRGHQVLYAIEDGPLPWLAVIDGFALGGIYELALACRGIIATPKSTLGFPEIRLNIFPGLGGTQRMPRRSGLINASDPINGDAGFTAVLTGKNFRAAEAAAIRMIDAVIPGDADVDQFAERFLRETLPSLDRTPPADLANAESLIPMVLPMVQKATMGRPNPRAPYVALEVMAKGAALPLKEANALERDAFIDICTSPEGRAGMRFFFTQQSVQKLPKSFPGAARTLKTIGVDGADGYMGNAIAWLALEAGYQVVAHVPLAQFAASVPEKLAAKYGRAVKKGAMSAADVDKKVGSVTVATDIAALRDCDLVIEARMENRQIKGEFYRALGGVIRADALVASNSSSMGPGLLGADFRAGGGDLRQLLNLHFFSPAEHPMMQLVEVIAAPETSADAVATAHAFVRRINKTPVLLRDGSPGFLVNAGLAAYMLAAETLYREGTPAAAIDRAMRESIFPVGPFELGDQAGLDIAAGMFDTIAAAETLPFAPLAWTLREQKRFGIKNGAGIYEYSDGKPAGEWPGLAALVPDRGSRVASAEEIVERCARALYAKARQLCDRGIVASEAECDLAFVFGIGFAMYLGGPIFYGQQRGWDRA; this is encoded by the coding sequence ATGTTCACGCACGAGATCCGCAACGGCATCGCCTTCGTCACCTTCGACTCCGGCGGCATGAACACGCTTTCGGCGGCGGCGGTGGAGGCGCTCGATGCGAAGGTCAGGGAGCTGGGGGCGATCCACGCGAGGACGCCGCTGGCGGGCGTGATCCTCACGGGCAACAAGTTCGGGCTCGGCGCCGGGGCGAACATCGGCGAGCTGATGCACGCCGACCGCGGCCAGTTGAGCGGCTTCATCGATCGCGGCCACCAGGTCCTCTATGCCATCGAGGACGGACCCCTGCCGTGGTTGGCGGTGATCGACGGCTTCGCCCTCGGCGGCATCTACGAGCTCGCCCTCGCCTGCCGCGGCATCATCGCGACGCCGAAGTCCACCCTCGGCTTCCCCGAGATCCGCCTCAACATCTTCCCCGGCCTCGGCGGCACGCAGCGCATGCCGCGGCGCAGCGGCCTGATCAACGCCAGCGACCCGATCAACGGCGACGCCGGCTTCACCGCCGTCCTCACCGGAAAGAACTTCCGCGCCGCGGAGGCCGCCGCGATCCGCATGATCGACGCCGTCATCCCCGGCGACGCCGACGTGGACCAGTTCGCCGAGCGCTTCCTGCGCGAGACGCTGCCGTCCCTCGACCGCACGCCGCCGGCCGATCTCGCCAACGCCGAGAGCCTGATCCCCATGGTGCTGCCGATGGTGCAGAAGGCGACCATGGGCCGCCCCAACCCGCGCGCCCCGTACGTCGCCCTCGAGGTGATGGCCAAGGGCGCGGCGCTGCCGCTCAAGGAGGCGAACGCGCTCGAACGCGACGCCTTCATCGACATCTGCACCTCGCCCGAGGGGCGTGCCGGCATGCGCTTCTTCTTCACCCAGCAGTCGGTGCAGAAGCTGCCCAAGTCCTTCCCCGGCGCGGCGCGGACGCTGAAGACGATCGGCGTCGACGGCGCCGACGGCTACATGGGCAATGCCATCGCCTGGCTGGCGCTGGAGGCCGGCTACCAGGTCGTCGCCCACGTGCCGCTGGCGCAATTCGCCGCGTCGGTGCCGGAGAAGCTCGCCGCCAAGTACGGGCGCGCGGTCAAGAAGGGGGCGATGAGCGCCGCCGACGTCGACAAGAAGGTGGGCAGCGTCACCGTCGCCACCGACATCGCCGCCCTCCGCGACTGCGATCTGGTGATCGAGGCGCGCATGGAGAACCGCCAGATCAAAGGCGAGTTCTACCGCGCCCTCGGCGGCGTCATCCGGGCCGACGCCCTGGTGGCGTCGAACTCGAGCTCGATGGGACCCGGGCTGCTCGGCGCCGATTTCCGGGCCGGCGGCGGCGACCTGCGCCAGCTCCTCAACCTGCACTTCTTCAGCCCCGCCGAGCATCCGATGATGCAGCTCGTCGAGGTCATCGCCGCGCCCGAGACCTCGGCCGACGCCGTCGCGACCGCGCACGCCTTCGTGCGCCGCATCAACAAGACGCCGGTGCTGCTGCGGGACGGCTCGCCCGGCTTCCTGGTCAACGCCGGCCTCGCCGCCTACATGCTCGCCGCCGAGACGCTCTACCGCGAGGGCACGCCGGCGGCGGCCATCGACCGGGCCATGCGCGAGTCGATCTTCCCCGTGGGCCCGTTCGAGCTCGGCGACCAGGCCGGCCTCGACATCGCCGCCGGCATGTTCGACACCATCGCCGCGGCGGAGACGCTGCCCTTCGCGCCCCTCGCCTGGACGCTGCGCGAACAGAAGCGCTTCGGCATCAAGAACGGCGCCGGCATCTACGAGTACAGTGACGGCAAGCCGGCCGGCGAGTGGCCAGGACTGGCCGCCCTGGTGCCGGATCGCGGCAGTCGCGTCGCCAGCGCCGAGGAGATCGTCGAGCGCTGCGCCCGGGCGCTCTACGCCAAGGCGCGCCAGCTCTGCGACCGCGGGATCGTCGCCTCCGAGGCGGAGTGCGACCTCGCCTTCGTCTTCGGCATCGGCTTCGCGATGTATCTCGGCGGCCCGATCTTCTACGGCCAGCAGCGCGGCTGGGACCGCGCCTGA
- the speA gene encoding biosynthetic arginine decarboxylase, with amino-acid sequence MRAWTVRDCLELYNVPTWGAGFFSINAKGRLEVQPRLDGARIDLLELVQDLQQRGLRPPLLIRFSDILAARVQGLCGAFNRAIGEYGYRGTYRGVYPIKVNQQRHVVEEIVEYGAASGIGLEAGSKPELLIAMALCETPGALIVCNGYKDKKYIETALLGQRLGRTPIIVVDRFHEVDLIIRVSQELGIRPHIGVRARLSTKGAGKWIESTGDRSKFGLTAVEIVEAVERLRAEGMLDCLELLHFHIGSQITAIRAHKDALREASRIFVGLHDLGARPRYVDVGGGLGVDYDGSSTNFHSSMNYSVQEYANDVVAFIQEACDARGVPHPDIVTEAGRAMVAHHSVLIFDVLGVHEMLSGKAPEPAQASDHKVIRDLAEVYAGISQKNVQEAYHDSLQLKEEATTLFALGLLDLRVRARVERLFWDCCEKILRITREMPYVPDDLEPLEKGLADTYYGNFSVFQSAPDHWAVKQLFPVMPIHRLDEKPTRRGVFADLTCDSDGKIDRFIDQRDVKETLPLHPFNGSPYFIGVFLVGAYQEILGDYHNLFGDTDAVHVRLGADDRYVVEHVVEGDSVSDVLRYVQYDRHPMIERVRRTIEQAMREGRLTLEESARLRRRYEEGLSEYTYLTRND; translated from the coding sequence ATGCGCGCGTGGACGGTTCGGGACTGTCTGGAGCTCTACAACGTGCCCACCTGGGGCGCGGGGTTCTTCTCGATCAACGCCAAGGGACGCCTGGAGGTGCAGCCGCGGCTCGACGGCGCGCGCATCGACCTGCTCGAGCTGGTGCAGGATCTCCAGCAGCGCGGCCTGCGCCCGCCGCTGCTGATCCGCTTCTCCGACATCCTCGCCGCCCGCGTCCAGGGCCTGTGCGGCGCCTTCAATCGCGCCATCGGCGAATACGGCTACCGCGGCACCTACCGCGGCGTGTACCCGATCAAGGTCAATCAGCAGCGGCACGTCGTCGAGGAGATCGTCGAGTACGGCGCGGCCAGCGGCATCGGCCTCGAGGCCGGCAGCAAACCGGAGCTGCTCATCGCCATGGCGCTGTGCGAGACCCCGGGCGCCCTCATCGTCTGCAACGGCTACAAGGACAAGAAGTACATCGAGACGGCGCTGCTCGGGCAGCGCCTCGGCCGCACGCCGATCATCGTCGTCGACCGCTTCCATGAGGTCGACCTCATCATCCGCGTCTCGCAGGAGCTCGGCATCCGCCCGCACATCGGCGTCCGCGCCCGCCTGAGCACCAAGGGCGCCGGCAAGTGGATCGAGTCCACCGGCGACCGCTCGAAGTTCGGCCTCACCGCGGTCGAGATCGTCGAGGCGGTCGAACGCCTGCGCGCCGAGGGCATGCTCGACTGCCTCGAGCTGCTGCACTTCCACATCGGCTCGCAGATCACCGCCATCCGCGCCCACAAGGACGCCCTGCGCGAGGCGAGCCGCATCTTCGTCGGCCTGCACGACCTCGGCGCCAGGCCGCGCTACGTCGACGTCGGCGGCGGCCTCGGCGTCGACTACGACGGCTCCTCGACCAACTTCCACTCGTCGATGAACTACTCGGTGCAGGAGTACGCCAACGACGTCGTCGCCTTCATCCAGGAGGCCTGCGACGCGCGCGGCGTCCCCCACCCCGACATCGTCACCGAGGCCGGGCGGGCGATGGTGGCGCACCACTCGGTGCTGATCTTCGACGTCCTCGGCGTGCACGAGATGCTCTCCGGCAAGGCCCCCGAACCGGCGCAGGCGAGCGACCACAAGGTCATCAGGGATCTCGCCGAGGTCTACGCCGGCATCTCGCAGAAGAACGTCCAGGAGGCCTACCACGACAGCCTGCAGCTCAAGGAGGAGGCGACGACGCTCTTCGCCCTCGGCCTGCTCGACCTGCGGGTGCGGGCGCGCGTCGAGCGCCTGTTCTGGGACTGCTGCGAGAAGATCCTCCGCATCACCCGCGAGATGCCGTACGTCCCGGACGACCTCGAGCCGCTCGAGAAGGGCCTCGCCGACACCTATTACGGCAACTTCTCCGTCTTCCAGTCGGCGCCCGACCACTGGGCGGTGAAGCAGCTCTTCCCGGTGATGCCGATCCACCGCCTGGACGAGAAGCCGACCCGGCGCGGCGTCTTCGCCGATCTCACCTGCGACAGCGACGGCAAGATCGACCGCTTCATCGACCAACGCGACGTCAAGGAGACGCTGCCGCTGCACCCGTTCAACGGCAGCCCCTACTTCATCGGCGTCTTCCTGGTCGGCGCCTACCAGGAGATCCTCGGCGACTACCACAACCTGTTCGGCGACACCGACGCGGTACACGTCCGCCTCGGCGCCGACGACCGCTACGTCGTCGAGCACGTCGTCGAGGGCGACTCGGTGAGCGACGTGCTGCGCTACGTCCAGTACGACCGCCACCCGATGATCGAGCGCGTCCGCCGCACCATCGAACAGGCGATGCGCGAGGGCCGCCTCACCCTCGAGGAATCCGCCCGCCTGCGCCGCCGCTACGAAGAAGGCCTGAGCGAGTACACCTACCTCACTCGCAACGACTAG
- a CDS encoding cellulase family glycosylhydrolase — MGAIRSLALATLAAVAFAGCGGDGGQGPATPSATASATATATRAPSATASAAPSPSATRPPAATATATATRTATASPPATATVSPTASPTATATEALLRLPDLHAEPDAERGGRIVDAEGREVLLRGVNVNALAEYWQYGEFPTVFPFTADDADRMAAIGWNTVRLLLSWSRVEPAPGQYDAAYLEQARAAVRLLASRGLYTILDLHQDAWGPTLAARPDEVCAPPATPAFGWDGAPGWATLDGGAARCAAAGIRELSPAVSAAFAAFFADAADGTGIGVRSRYAAMLGHVARVLGAEPGVAGYDVMNEPNAFSEAQIAALGDLYADAIAAIRVGERDGGSPPRLVFFEPSAVWALLGLGATPDFARDRDVVYAPHLYQGGLDGQPLAPAFAQAREEAKRYGGAPVLSGEWGSDPRRASNPEDPYFLEHQRLQDEWRIGATLWTWRESCGDPHKAGDVRAGNVPYVWGEFEVDCASNAVTGVRQDLVDQLTRAYVRAAPGRLTESTYEPDTGRLTAGGDEAPAGAELLVFFPLGSGGGARILGGGFTDVRSIHAAPNHLLVVGSATGGAWHLTVERAGPVVDGVSNATRAR; from the coding sequence ATGGGGGCGATACGGTCGTTGGCGCTGGCGACGCTGGCCGCGGTGGCGTTCGCCGGCTGCGGCGGCGATGGCGGGCAGGGACCGGCGACGCCGAGCGCGACGGCATCGGCCACCGCCACGGCGACGCGCGCGCCGAGCGCGACCGCGAGCGCCGCGCCGTCGCCGAGCGCGACGCGGCCGCCGGCGGCGACTGCCACCGCCACCGCCACGCGCACGGCCACGGCCTCGCCGCCGGCGACCGCCACCGTCAGCCCGACCGCCTCGCCGACGGCGACGGCCACCGAGGCGCTGCTGCGGCTGCCCGATCTGCACGCCGAGCCCGACGCCGAGCGCGGCGGGCGCATCGTCGACGCCGAGGGGCGCGAGGTGCTGCTGCGCGGGGTGAACGTCAACGCCCTCGCCGAGTACTGGCAGTACGGCGAGTTTCCCACGGTGTTCCCGTTCACCGCGGACGACGCCGACCGGATGGCGGCGATCGGCTGGAACACCGTCCGCCTGCTCCTCTCCTGGTCGCGCGTCGAGCCCGCCCCGGGCCAGTACGACGCCGCCTACCTCGAGCAGGCGCGCGCCGCGGTGCGCCTGCTGGCGAGCCGCGGGCTCTACACGATCCTCGACCTGCACCAGGACGCCTGGGGCCCGACGCTGGCGGCGCGCCCCGACGAGGTCTGCGCTCCGCCCGCCACGCCCGCCTTCGGTTGGGACGGCGCGCCGGGCTGGGCGACCCTCGATGGCGGCGCCGCGCGCTGCGCCGCCGCCGGCATCCGCGAGCTCAGCCCGGCGGTCAGCGCCGCCTTCGCCGCCTTCTTCGCCGACGCCGCCGATGGCACCGGGATCGGCGTCCGCAGCCGCTACGCCGCCATGCTCGGACACGTCGCCCGCGTGCTCGGCGCCGAGCCGGGGGTCGCCGGCTACGATGTGATGAACGAGCCCAACGCGTTCTCCGAGGCGCAGATCGCGGCGCTGGGCGACCTCTATGCCGACGCCATCGCCGCCATCCGCGTCGGCGAGCGCGACGGCGGCAGCCCGCCGCGCCTGGTCTTCTTCGAGCCCAGCGCGGTCTGGGCGCTGCTCGGCCTCGGCGCGACGCCCGACTTCGCGCGCGACCGCGACGTCGTCTACGCACCGCATCTCTACCAGGGCGGGCTCGACGGGCAGCCGCTGGCTCCGGCCTTCGCGCAGGCGCGCGAGGAGGCGAAGCGCTACGGCGGCGCGCCGGTGCTCAGCGGCGAGTGGGGCAGCGACCCCCGCCGCGCCTCGAACCCCGAGGACCCGTACTTCCTGGAGCACCAGCGGCTGCAGGACGAATGGCGCATCGGCGCCACCCTGTGGACCTGGCGCGAGTCGTGCGGCGACCCGCACAAGGCCGGCGACGTGCGCGCCGGCAATGTCCCGTACGTCTGGGGCGAGTTCGAGGTCGACTGTGCCAGCAACGCCGTCACCGGCGTGCGCCAGGACCTGGTCGACCAGCTCACCCGCGCCTACGTCCGCGCCGCGCCGGGACGGCTGACGGAGTCGACCTACGAACCGGACACCGGCCGCCTCACCGCCGGCGGCGACGAGGCGCCGGCCGGCGCCGAGCTGCTGGTGTTCTTTCCGCTCGGGAGCGGCGGCGGGGCGCGGATCCTCGGCGGGGGCTTCACGGACGTCCGCTCGATCCACGCCGCCCCCAACCATCTCCTCGTCGTCGGATCCGCGACCGGTGGCGCCTGGCATCTCACCGTCGAGCGGGCGGGGCCAGTCGTCGACGGGGTCTCGAACGCGACGCGCGCCAGGTAG
- the rdgB gene encoding RdgB/HAM1 family non-canonical purine NTP pyrophosphatase translates to MILVAATGNAGKLRELRALLDDPALTWRSLADYPELPPVVEDGDTFLANARRKAHALARHAGLPAIADDSGLAVDALGGLPGVRSARFAADAGAGSGDAANVALLLQRLRDVPAERRTARFHCAIVVANPDGRELLAEGRCEGRIAEAPRGGGGFGYDPVFVVGDRTFAEMSAAEKDRLSHRARAVAALRPRLRAFLAAGAARAPLR, encoded by the coding sequence GTGATCCTGGTCGCCGCCACCGGCAACGCCGGCAAGCTGCGCGAGCTGCGGGCGCTGCTCGACGACCCGGCCCTCACCTGGCGCTCGCTCGCCGACTACCCGGAGCTGCCGCCGGTGGTCGAGGACGGCGACACCTTCCTCGCCAACGCCCGCCGCAAGGCGCACGCGCTGGCACGCCACGCCGGCCTGCCGGCGATCGCCGACGACTCCGGCCTGGCCGTCGACGCCCTCGGAGGGTTGCCCGGTGTGCGCTCGGCGCGCTTCGCCGCCGACGCCGGGGCGGGATCGGGCGACGCGGCGAACGTCGCCCTGCTGCTGCAGCGGCTGCGCGACGTGCCGGCGGAGCGGCGCACGGCACGCTTCCACTGCGCCATCGTCGTCGCCAACCCCGACGGCCGCGAGCTGCTGGCGGAGGGCCGCTGCGAGGGACGCATCGCCGAGGCGCCGCGCGGCGGCGGCGGCTTCGGCTACGACCCGGTGTTCGTCGTCGGCGACCGCACGTTCGCCGAGATGTCGGCGGCGGAGAAGGACCGCCTCAGCCACCGCGCCCGCGCCGTCGCGGCGCTGCGCCCGCGCCTGCGCGCCTTCCTGGCGGCGGGCGCCGCCCGCGCGCCGTTGCGTTGA
- the rph gene encoding ribonuclease PH — protein MALRADGRQAADLRPLTIVPDFISQADGSVLIEVGRTRVICTASVEESVPPFLRNSGRGWVTAEYGMLPGSSSSRIARESARGKVGGRTHEIQRLIGRSLRAVTDMRALGERTLWIDCDVIEADGGTRTASITGGYVALALALHRLRERGVLTANPLTDTVAAVSVGIVAGEVLVDLCYAEDSTADVDMNLVMTGAGAYIEVQGTAEAHPFTAAQLTRLTTLGSEAIAILGARQREVLRATGVV, from the coding sequence ATGGCTCTCCGCGCCGATGGCCGCCAGGCCGCCGATCTCCGTCCGCTCACCATCGTCCCCGACTTCATCAGCCAGGCCGACGGCTCGGTGCTGATCGAGGTCGGGCGCACGCGCGTCATCTGCACCGCGTCGGTCGAGGAGAGCGTGCCCCCGTTTCTCCGCAACAGCGGCCGCGGCTGGGTGACGGCCGAGTACGGCATGCTGCCGGGCTCGAGCAGCAGCCGCATCGCGCGCGAGTCGGCGCGCGGCAAGGTGGGCGGGCGCACGCACGAGATCCAACGCCTCATCGGCCGCAGTCTGCGCGCCGTCACCGACATGCGGGCCCTCGGCGAGCGCACCCTGTGGATCGACTGCGACGTCATCGAGGCGGACGGCGGCACCCGCACCGCCTCGATCACCGGCGGCTACGTCGCCCTCGCCCTGGCGCTGCACCGGCTGCGCGAGCGCGGCGTGCTCACCGCCAACCCGCTCACCGACACGGTCGCCGCGGTCAGCGTCGGCATCGTCGCCGGCGAGGTGCTGGTCGACCTCTGCTACGCCGAGGACAGCACCGCCGACGTCGACATGAACCTGGTGATGACCGGCGCCGGCGCCTACATCGAGGTCCAGGGCACCGCCGAGGCGCATCCGTTCACGGCGGCGCAGCTCACCCGACTGACGACGCTGGGCAGCGAGGCGATCGCCATCCTCGGCGCACGCCAACGCGAGGTCCTGCGCGCCACCGGCGTCGTGTGA